One genomic segment of Nonomuraea coxensis DSM 45129 includes these proteins:
- a CDS encoding winged helix-turn-helix transcriptional regulator, which yields MEPRSGCPVNAAVEVLGDRWSLLVLRDIMFGDRRYFRGLLTGSAEGIASNILADRLVRLVEAGILTRGTAVRGQRARYSLTEAGIRTLPVIHALGDWGLDWRPGSDELRARQQFLRDQGPAFLEELMDELRVRHLGAPAKPHDGPGPFERLEAACAAAAGREEAGGG from the coding sequence GTGGAACCACGGTCCGGCTGTCCGGTCAACGCCGCCGTCGAGGTGCTCGGAGACCGCTGGTCGCTGCTCGTGCTGCGCGACATCATGTTCGGCGACCGCCGCTACTTCCGTGGGCTGCTCACCGGGTCGGCCGAGGGCATCGCCTCGAACATCCTCGCCGACCGCCTCGTACGGCTCGTCGAGGCGGGGATCCTCACCCGCGGCACCGCCGTACGGGGACAGCGTGCCCGCTACAGCCTCACCGAGGCCGGCATCCGGACTCTGCCCGTCATCCACGCCCTCGGCGACTGGGGCCTCGACTGGCGCCCGGGCAGCGACGAGCTCCGAGCCCGGCAGCAGTTCCTGCGCGACCAGGGCCCGGCGTTCCTGGAGGAGCTCATGGACGAGCTTCGCGTCCGCCACCTCGGCGCGCCGGCGAAGCCGCACGACGGTCCAGGCCCGTTCGAGCGTCTGGAGGCCGCCTGCGCCGCGGCGGCCGGCCGGGAAGAGGCCGGCGGGGGGTGA
- a CDS encoding RICIN domain-containing protein, with protein sequence MRHESIGRTGAVLAGVVTLTASAVTGVVMASAAEAAPAPGAYTIVNNASGLCLTVPGAGTSDGVQLTQAGCGGSGQVWNLAAAGSGYTVKAAHSGKCAGVEGASTSAGKAVQQESCTGASSQTWTVTESGGTVRIANANGGKCLNTKDNSTSSGALVQVNSCDSVATKQWRLAPASGGTTGPTPTTTPTTPPPGGGTPNGLVGWATQGGGTTGGGGTSPTTVTSSSALSSALSASGAAVIRVSGTISCSGMLKVGSNKTILGNSGAVISGCGLNISQASNVIVRNLTFRNWNDDAINVQYSTRVWIDHNSFSNGYDGAVDVKRASDYVTISWNRVSSHDKTMLLGHDDGNGSEDRGHLRVTYHHNWFDGTNQRHPRVRFGNPVHVYNNFYGNIGSYGVASTQEAGVLVEGNYFENTDDPYHRGEGDSGPGSLVARNNCFVNSGSGEAGGSVASIPYSYTLDTPCNVKSIVTGGAGAGRISV encoded by the coding sequence GTGCGACACGAATCCATCGGCAGGACGGGCGCGGTCCTCGCGGGCGTCGTCACCCTCACCGCCTCCGCGGTGACCGGCGTCGTCATGGCCTCGGCGGCGGAGGCCGCTCCCGCGCCCGGGGCGTACACGATCGTGAACAACGCGAGCGGCCTGTGCCTCACCGTGCCGGGCGCCGGAACGTCCGACGGCGTCCAGCTCACCCAGGCCGGCTGCGGCGGCTCCGGCCAGGTCTGGAACCTGGCCGCCGCCGGCTCCGGCTACACGGTCAAGGCCGCCCACAGCGGCAAGTGCGCGGGCGTGGAGGGCGCGAGCACCTCCGCGGGCAAGGCCGTGCAGCAGGAGAGCTGCACCGGCGCCTCGTCCCAGACCTGGACGGTGACCGAGTCCGGCGGCACCGTCAGGATCGCCAACGCCAACGGCGGCAAGTGCCTCAACACCAAGGACAACTCCACCTCCTCCGGCGCCCTGGTGCAGGTCAACTCCTGCGACTCGGTCGCCACCAAGCAGTGGAGGCTGGCGCCCGCGAGCGGCGGCACCACCGGCCCGACCCCGACGACCACGCCCACCACGCCGCCGCCCGGCGGCGGAACCCCGAACGGCCTGGTCGGCTGGGCCACGCAGGGCGGCGGCACCACGGGCGGCGGCGGCACCAGCCCGACCACCGTCACCTCCTCCTCGGCCCTGTCCAGCGCCCTGTCCGCGAGCGGCGCGGCGGTGATCCGGGTCTCCGGCACGATCTCCTGCTCAGGCATGCTGAAGGTCGGCTCCAACAAGACGATCCTCGGCAACTCCGGCGCCGTCATCTCCGGCTGCGGGCTCAACATCTCCCAGGCGTCCAACGTCATCGTCCGCAACCTCACCTTCAGGAACTGGAACGACGACGCCATCAACGTCCAGTACTCGACCCGGGTGTGGATCGACCACAACAGCTTCAGCAACGGCTACGACGGCGCGGTCGACGTCAAGCGGGCCAGCGACTACGTCACCATCTCCTGGAACAGGGTCAGCTCCCACGACAAGACGATGCTGCTCGGCCACGACGACGGCAACGGCTCGGAGGACCGCGGCCACCTGCGGGTGACCTACCACCACAACTGGTTCGACGGCACCAACCAGCGCCACCCGCGGGTGCGCTTCGGCAACCCGGTGCACGTCTACAACAACTTCTACGGCAACATCGGCAGCTACGGCGTAGCCTCCACCCAGGAGGCGGGCGTGCTGGTCGAGGGCAACTACTTCGAGAACACCGACGACCCGTACCACCGGGGCGAGGGCGACTCCGGCCCGGGCAGCCTGGTCGCGCGCAACAACTGCTTCGTCAACTCCGGCAGCGGCGAGGCGGGCGGCAGCGTCGCCTCCATCCCCTACTCCTACACGCTGGACACCCCCTGCAACGTCAAGTCCATCGTGACCGGGGGCGCGGGCGCCGGGCGGATCTCCGTCTGA
- a CDS encoding TetR/AcrR family transcriptional regulator, with product MGDDHSTARPLRADARRNRERVLQIAQEALASDGLAISFDEIARRAGFGVGTVYRHFPTREALFEAVLLGRMERFVADARALATAEDPGRAFFGWFRAVVEQASANQALCEMLEGGAVPAFRRGTTLEADFAAALGRLLQRAQRAGAVRGDLRAEDVQDLLRGCLTAERRARARGGKVPMAEVVCDGMRSHPR from the coding sequence ATGGGCGACGATCACAGCACGGCCAGGCCGCTCCGCGCGGACGCCCGCCGCAACCGGGAACGGGTGCTGCAGATCGCCCAGGAGGCCCTGGCCAGCGACGGCCTGGCCATCTCCTTCGACGAGATCGCCCGCAGGGCCGGGTTCGGCGTCGGCACCGTCTACCGGCACTTCCCGACCAGGGAGGCCCTGTTCGAGGCGGTGCTGCTCGGCCGGATGGAGCGCTTCGTGGCCGACGCGCGGGCGCTCGCCACCGCGGAGGACCCGGGCCGGGCGTTCTTCGGCTGGTTCCGCGCGGTGGTCGAGCAGGCGTCCGCCAACCAGGCGCTGTGCGAGATGCTGGAGGGCGGCGCGGTCCCGGCGTTCCGGCGCGGCACCACGCTGGAGGCCGACTTCGCCGCCGCGCTGGGCCGGCTGCTGCAGCGCGCCCAGCGGGCCGGGGCGGTGCGCGGCGACCTCCGCGCCGAGGACGTCCAGGACCTGCTGCGCGGCTGCCTCACCGCCGAGCGGCGGGCGCGGGCCAGAGGCGGGAAGGTCCCGATGGCCGAGGTGGTCTGCGACGGCATGCGCTCACACCCCCGCTGA
- a CDS encoding ABC transporter ATP-binding protein, with the protein MGLPTPPLAPPLVLRPAQVVGLGVLRVPRESRRLSRRLSFSASGRELAPAITLRRTFREFWPDTRGLRRLFAAGVVFAILAALCEVAAIRLFGHITDEVLTTRDLGAFWAPAFSWLGLAAVAGVASFAGTYITALGAERFLLRLRDRIFGHLQTLAPDYAEKRRLGDLMARLTDDVEAIEELVGSGLVKAITTAASVVFFAGAAFLVRWDLALVTLALIPAFLLVSKVFAARFRVAAARERHSNGAMNSVLEEGLANQPLVQAYNRQRDEARRLHREGRTWLRANLSQAWLSGLYSPVVQVIETVCLIVVLGVGAWEIAAGRLTIGGLLAFAAYLALLYPAVQGLGELALTVSEAAAGSDRIIEVLRARPAVTDAPGAVAADRGRGRVEFDRVGFAYPGRASRPALREVSFTAEPGEVLVITGPSGAGKSTLAKLLLRFYDPDEGRVLLDGADVRGLTRESLRENVTVLHQETLLFSGSVRDNIAYGRPGASMEEIVRAARTAGVHDFVKDLPQGYDTPVGQRGRLLSGGQRQRVAIARAVLRDAPVLVLDEPMTGLDEETAAQVMGPLGRLMAGRTTILITHDLRQVPPGSRVIGLRPVPRHERIRLRRAGLPRLARDRTGTRRGASRAGRQEAAHQADAGRGRRLAPERGSQGLGSEPEPISGP; encoded by the coding sequence ATGGGGCTGCCGACGCCGCCGCTGGCGCCGCCGCTGGTCCTGCGGCCGGCGCAGGTGGTGGGGCTGGGGGTGCTGAGAGTGCCCCGTGAGAGCCGGCGGCTGAGCCGCCGGCTCTCCTTTTCCGCCTCCGGCCGAGAACTCGCGCCGGCGATCACCCTTCGCCGGACTTTCCGCGAGTTCTGGCCGGACACTCGCGGGCTGCGGCGGCTGTTCGCGGCCGGAGTGGTGTTCGCCATCCTGGCCGCGTTGTGCGAGGTCGCCGCGATCCGCCTGTTCGGCCACATCACGGACGAGGTGCTCACCACCCGGGACCTGGGGGCCTTCTGGGCTCCCGCGTTCAGCTGGCTGGGGCTCGCCGCGGTCGCGGGGGTCGCGTCCTTCGCCGGGACGTACATCACCGCCCTCGGGGCCGAACGCTTCCTGCTGAGACTGCGTGACCGGATCTTCGGGCACCTGCAGACGCTCGCGCCCGACTACGCCGAGAAGCGGCGGCTCGGCGACCTCATGGCCCGGCTCACCGACGACGTCGAGGCCATCGAGGAGCTCGTCGGCTCGGGGCTGGTCAAGGCGATCACCACCGCCGCCAGCGTGGTGTTCTTCGCCGGGGCCGCGTTCCTCGTCCGCTGGGACCTGGCGCTCGTCACGCTCGCCCTGATCCCGGCGTTCCTGCTGGTGTCGAAGGTGTTCGCGGCGAGGTTCCGCGTCGCCGCCGCGCGCGAGCGGCACAGCAACGGCGCGATGAACAGCGTCCTGGAGGAGGGGCTGGCCAACCAGCCGCTGGTGCAGGCGTACAACCGGCAGCGCGACGAGGCGCGCAGGCTGCACCGCGAGGGACGGACCTGGCTGCGCGCCAACCTGTCGCAGGCGTGGCTGTCCGGCCTGTACAGCCCGGTCGTGCAGGTGATCGAGACCGTCTGCCTGATCGTCGTGCTCGGCGTCGGCGCGTGGGAGATCGCCGCCGGCCGGCTGACCATCGGCGGGCTGCTGGCCTTCGCCGCGTACCTGGCGCTGCTCTATCCGGCCGTCCAGGGGCTCGGCGAGCTGGCGCTCACCGTGTCGGAGGCCGCCGCGGGCTCCGACCGGATCATCGAGGTGCTGCGGGCCCGGCCCGCCGTCACCGACGCGCCCGGCGCCGTCGCCGCGGATCGTGGCCGGGGTCGGGTGGAGTTCGACCGGGTCGGGTTCGCCTATCCGGGGCGCGCCTCGCGACCCGCGCTGCGCGAGGTGTCCTTCACCGCCGAACCGGGGGAGGTGCTGGTGATCACCGGGCCCAGCGGGGCGGGCAAGTCCACGCTGGCCAAGCTGCTGCTGCGCTTCTACGACCCGGACGAGGGCCGCGTCCTGCTGGACGGCGCCGACGTCCGCGGACTGACGCGCGAGTCGCTGCGCGAGAACGTCACCGTGCTGCACCAGGAGACGCTGCTGTTCTCCGGGTCGGTACGGGACAACATCGCCTACGGGCGGCCGGGAGCCTCCATGGAGGAGATCGTCCGGGCCGCGCGGACGGCGGGCGTGCACGACTTCGTCAAGGACCTGCCCCAGGGGTACGACACGCCGGTGGGGCAGCGTGGGCGGCTGCTGTCAGGAGGGCAGCGGCAGCGGGTCGCGATCGCCAGGGCCGTCCTGCGGGACGCGCCGGTGCTGGTGCTCGACGAGCCCATGACCGGGCTGGACGAGGAGACGGCCGCGCAGGTCATGGGGCCGCTGGGGCGGCTCATGGCCGGGCGGACCACGATCCTCATCACGCACGACCTGCGGCAGGTGCCGCCGGGCTCGCGCGTCATCGGGCTGCGGCCGGTGCCCCGGCACGAGCGCATCCGCCTCCGGCGCGCCGGCCTCCCGCGCCTGGCCAGGGACAGGACCGGCACGCGCCGCGGCGCCTCCCGCGCCGGCCGCCAGGAAGCGGCCCACCAGGCGGACGCCGGGCGAGGCCGCCGGCTCGCGCCTGAGCGTGGCAGCCAGGGCTTGGGGTCCGAGCCTGAGCCGATCTCCGGGCCGTGA
- a CDS encoding RNB domain-containing ribonuclease codes for MIQVPEEIPLKLEDGFDRIGRELALPTGFPPVVLDEAAWVAQVPRLSGEDLTDVPFVTIDPPGSLDLDQALHLERLRAGYRVWYAVADVGAFVRPGGIIDAEARARGETVYMPQGKVPLHPQVLSEGAASLLPGLPRPAAVWRIDLDADGRTIGADVRRALVRSRERLDYAYVQAAVDTGTADGVLGLLAEIGRLRLELERERGGVTLPTPEQEVVPDGDGYRLEFRLPLPAEAWNAQISLLTGMAAAAMMLDAEIGILRVLPASRRDDLAKVRRVAEALDVPWPDGAGYGEVVHGLDPKNPRQAAFLHESRVLLRGSGYEAFDGAPPKEAEHAAVAAPYAHVTAPLRRLVDRYATEVCLAVAAGEPVPADVRAGLAGLPELMAVSGRRASAVDRACVDLVEAFLLRGRVGEAFEAVVIDVDERRGGGQVQLVDPAVIARCDGALPLGARVTVRLTKADPSTREVRFTLDGSP; via the coding sequence ATGATTCAGGTTCCCGAAGAGATCCCGCTGAAGCTGGAAGACGGGTTCGACCGGATCGGGCGGGAGCTGGCGCTGCCCACCGGCTTCCCGCCCGTCGTGCTGGACGAGGCGGCGTGGGTGGCGCAGGTGCCGCGGCTCAGCGGCGAGGATCTCACGGACGTGCCGTTCGTCACCATCGACCCGCCCGGCTCCCTGGACCTCGACCAGGCCCTCCACCTGGAACGGCTGCGCGCCGGCTACCGGGTCTGGTACGCCGTCGCCGACGTCGGCGCGTTCGTCCGCCCCGGCGGGATCATCGACGCCGAGGCCCGGGCCAGGGGCGAGACGGTGTACATGCCACAGGGCAAGGTCCCGCTGCATCCCCAGGTCCTGTCCGAGGGCGCGGCCAGCCTGCTGCCCGGCCTGCCCCGCCCGGCCGCGGTGTGGCGGATCGACCTCGACGCCGACGGCCGGACGATCGGCGCCGACGTGCGGCGCGCCCTGGTACGCAGCCGCGAACGCCTCGACTACGCCTACGTGCAGGCCGCCGTCGACACCGGCACCGCCGACGGCGTGCTCGGGTTACTGGCCGAGATCGGGCGGCTGCGGCTGGAGCTGGAGCGCGAGCGCGGAGGCGTCACCCTGCCGACGCCCGAGCAGGAGGTCGTCCCGGACGGCGACGGCTACCGGCTGGAGTTCCGGCTGCCGCTGCCCGCCGAGGCGTGGAACGCGCAGATCTCGCTGCTGACCGGCATGGCCGCGGCCGCGATGATGCTCGACGCGGAGATCGGCATCCTGCGCGTGCTGCCCGCGTCCCGGCGGGACGACCTGGCCAAGGTCCGCCGGGTGGCGGAGGCGCTGGACGTGCCGTGGCCGGACGGCGCCGGGTACGGCGAGGTGGTGCACGGCTTGGATCCGAAGAACCCGCGGCAGGCGGCGTTCCTGCACGAGTCGCGGGTGCTGCTGCGCGGCTCCGGCTACGAGGCGTTCGACGGGGCGCCGCCGAAGGAGGCGGAGCACGCGGCGGTCGCGGCGCCGTACGCGCACGTCACGGCCCCGCTCAGGCGGCTGGTCGACCGGTACGCGACCGAGGTGTGCCTGGCGGTCGCGGCCGGCGAGCCGGTGCCCGCCGACGTGCGGGCGGGTCTCGCCGGCCTGCCGGAGCTGATGGCGGTGTCCGGGCGGCGGGCCTCGGCGGTGGACCGGGCGTGCGTGGACCTGGTGGAGGCGTTCCTGCTGCGGGGGCGGGTCGGGGAGGCGTTCGAGGCGGTGGTGATCGACGTGGACGAGCGGCGCGGCGGCGGCCAGGTCCAGCTCGTCGATCCCGCGGTGATCGCCCGCTGCGACGGGGCGCTACCGCTCGGCGCGCGGGTCACGGTCCGCCTGACCAAGGCCGATCCGTCCACCCGCGAGGTCCGCTTCACCCTCGACGGCTCCCCCTGA
- a CDS encoding siderophore-interacting protein, with amino-acid sequence MSSPFHMFHVQVDRLRRLSPSFLRVTFTGDDLCHFADNGYDQRIKLVLPLPGCGLSYLPSGADWYQQWRQLDDSRRNPIRTYTARQVRAHAGELDVDVVMHPDGGPVARWAERVQPGDEAAILGPDARYDGVHGGLEFRLPTGGTTVLLAGDETAVPAICSVLERLPAGVTGEALMEVPFDDDALPVETSCSVRVGWLARNGGERGGQLVPAVQAAAQRLLSSSGGRPDGLRDAAPDADMDVDVDAGELWEVPQEDAADPLYAWLAGEAGVIKTLRRHLVGERGMDRRAVAFMGYWREGRAEGGG; translated from the coding sequence ATGAGCTCGCCGTTTCACATGTTCCACGTCCAGGTGGACCGGCTGCGGCGGCTGAGCCCGTCGTTCCTGCGGGTCACCTTCACCGGGGACGACCTGTGCCATTTCGCCGACAACGGTTACGACCAGCGGATCAAGCTCGTCCTGCCGCTGCCCGGGTGCGGGCTGTCGTACCTGCCGTCCGGGGCGGACTGGTACCAGCAGTGGCGGCAGCTCGACGACTCCAGGCGCAACCCCATCCGCACCTACACCGCGCGCCAGGTGCGGGCGCACGCCGGCGAGCTGGACGTGGACGTCGTCATGCACCCCGACGGCGGGCCGGTCGCCCGCTGGGCGGAGCGGGTCCAGCCAGGCGACGAGGCCGCGATCCTCGGCCCCGACGCCCGCTACGACGGGGTGCACGGCGGGCTGGAGTTCCGGCTGCCCACCGGCGGCACCACCGTGCTGCTCGCCGGCGACGAGACCGCCGTGCCCGCCATCTGCTCCGTCCTGGAGCGCCTGCCCGCCGGGGTCACCGGCGAGGCCCTGATGGAGGTGCCCTTCGACGACGACGCCCTGCCCGTCGAGACCTCCTGCTCGGTGCGCGTCGGCTGGCTCGCCAGGAACGGCGGCGAGCGCGGCGGACAGCTCGTCCCCGCCGTCCAGGCCGCCGCCCAGCGGCTGCTGTCCTCCTCCGGCGGGCGGCCTGACGGCCTCCGCGACGCCGCCCCCGACGCGGACATGGACGTCGACGTGGACGCCGGGGAGCTGTGGGAGGTGCCGCAGGAGGACGCCGCCGACCCGCTGTACGCCTGGCTGGCGGGCGAGGCGGGCGTGATCAAGACGCTGCGGCGGCATCTGGTGGGCGAGCGGGGGATGGACCGGCGGGCGGTCGCGTTCATGGGGTACTGGCGTGAGGGCCGCGCCGAGGGCGGCGGCTGA
- a CDS encoding dihydrofolate reductase family protein has translation MGRFVYAMQVSLDLRIEQVPGDNGAGEWLRVDEELHRAANELTRALALMVHGRVYYEVMEEYWPRAHEDTSLPDVMREYGEIWTAKPKVLVSRTRRDAGHNTRVIGGDDAIEQLAALRAGTDGGISVGGATLATQLLRAGLLDELLLFTHPAVLGFGRPLFDDYDVPIELDLIEQRSFSQGVTMHRYAVQDVKEASSC, from the coding sequence ATGGGCCGCTTCGTCTATGCGATGCAGGTATCCCTCGACCTGCGCATCGAGCAAGTTCCGGGGGACAACGGCGCCGGCGAGTGGCTGCGCGTCGACGAGGAGCTGCACCGCGCGGCCAACGAGCTGACGAGGGCGCTCGCGCTCATGGTCCACGGCCGGGTGTACTACGAGGTGATGGAGGAGTACTGGCCGCGGGCGCACGAGGACACGTCGCTGCCGGACGTCATGCGGGAGTACGGCGAGATCTGGACCGCCAAGCCCAAGGTGCTGGTCTCCCGCACGCGCCGCGACGCCGGTCACAACACCCGGGTCATCGGCGGCGACGACGCGATCGAGCAGCTCGCCGCCCTGCGGGCCGGGACCGACGGCGGCATCAGCGTGGGCGGCGCGACGCTCGCGACGCAGCTGCTCAGGGCGGGGCTCCTCGACGAGCTGCTGCTCTTCACCCATCCCGCGGTCCTCGGCTTCGGCAGGCCGCTGTTCGACGACTACGACGTGCCGATCGAGCTCGACCTGATCGAGCAGCGGTCGTTCAGCCAGGGGGTCACGATGCACCGCTACGCCGTGCAGGACGTGAAGGAGGCGAGCTCGTGCTGA
- a CDS encoding MBL fold metallo-hydrolase encodes MLTRVAEGVLVHESAFVQSNAVVVQGRAGVLLIDPGVTGSELDCLADDLAASGQPVVAGFSTHPDWDHLLWHARLGEAPRHGTARCADTVRDLLSDPDVTARVADHLLETEIAGQVPLDLFGLVTGLPPGTGQIPWDGPQVRIIEHQAHAPGHAALLIGERRVLVAGDMLSDVLVPMLDLEGAADPVEDYLAALELLQDVAADVDVVVPGHGSVGGPGEAQARIDLDRAYVRALRDGRAPADPRIGPSARPGWEWVSGIHEGQLQRLAR; translated from the coding sequence GTGCTGACCCGGGTCGCGGAGGGTGTGCTGGTCCACGAGAGCGCGTTCGTGCAGAGCAACGCCGTCGTGGTGCAGGGCCGGGCCGGCGTGCTGCTCATCGATCCCGGGGTGACCGGGTCCGAGCTGGACTGCCTCGCGGACGACCTCGCCGCATCGGGTCAGCCCGTGGTGGCGGGGTTCTCCACGCATCCGGACTGGGATCACCTGCTCTGGCACGCCCGGCTCGGCGAGGCGCCCCGCCACGGCACGGCGCGCTGCGCGGACACCGTCAGGGACCTGCTGTCGGACCCGGACGTGACGGCCCGCGTCGCCGACCACCTGCTGGAGACGGAGATCGCCGGGCAGGTGCCGCTGGACCTGTTCGGCCTCGTCACCGGCCTGCCCCCCGGGACCGGGCAGATCCCCTGGGACGGCCCTCAGGTCCGGATCATCGAGCATCAGGCGCACGCCCCGGGGCACGCGGCGCTGCTGATCGGGGAACGCCGGGTTCTCGTCGCCGGCGACATGCTCTCCGACGTCCTGGTCCCGATGCTCGACCTGGAGGGCGCCGCCGACCCGGTCGAGGACTACCTCGCCGCGCTGGAGCTGCTCCAGGACGTGGCGGCCGACGTCGACGTCGTCGTCCCCGGCCACGGGTCCGTCGGCGGGCCCGGCGAGGCGCAGGCGCGGATCGACCTGGACCGGGCGTACGTACGGGCGTTGCGTGACGGCCGGGCTCCCGCCGACCCGCGGATCGGCCCGTCGGCCAGGCCCGGCTGGGAGTGGGTGAGCGGCATCCACGAAGGGCAGCTCCAGCGTCTCGCCCGATGA